Proteins from one Comamonas flocculans genomic window:
- a CDS encoding type II toxin-antitoxin system VapC family toxin, whose amino-acid sequence MALIARLTALRKASLNALLLSTVVLGELEFGAEKSAWAARNRQRLNELTERLPLAAQATLVTDNEGEFRRVPGLALENWLRDEA is encoded by the coding sequence ATGGCCCTGATCGCCCGGTTGACGGCGTTGCGGAAGGCGTCCCTGAATGCGCTGCTGCTGTCCACCGTGGTGCTGGGCGAGCTGGAGTTTGGCGCCGAGAAAAGCGCCTGGGCCGCACGCAACCGTCAGCGCCTGAACGAGCTGACCGAGCGCCTGCCGCTGGCGGCTCAAGCCACGCTGGTGACCGACAACGAAGGCGAGTTTCGCCGGGTGCCGGGGCTGGCGCTGGAAAACTGGCTGCGGGACGAGGCATGA